A section of the Pseudanabaena mucicola str. Chao 1806 genome encodes:
- a CDS encoding O-antigen ligase family protein, which yields MLWQPTAEKELQLEWKWLQIIAILLPISNVFMPFLASLLILWIFFRHDWKAITTPINRAYFCLSVWMILTTIIAFNIGTAAGGLANFLPYFLLAAITSFVIRTPAQLIHLLWLLVFSSLYVSGFGILQAMINRPDWIFPKVIFDSYPIPMGFSSDRRIQSIFGHFNETAVYLLTIIPIAFHFAIGKVKSITKSQKWITLIALALGICILILTSSRNAWGLAILGFVAIALYYRQWKLVGGFGLMMLLIAWAVFGQKFGLGGEALRSLLPEGFVNRLSSTVDPKFSDYASTANRVNAWQFALSLISQHPIQGWGLRNFPLIAQSMGYDLRGLPHEHNFFMAIAVGSGIPALLGFVTIIIWTIWTSLRSVFAQQTEGTMVIVAISIILCLLSGWLDIVFYEPRISILLWLLLGSIYGLAKSSQSIQTDEISRSNPQS from the coding sequence ATGCTCTGGCAACCGACTGCAGAAAAAGAATTACAGTTGGAGTGGAAATGGTTACAAATTATTGCAATTTTGTTACCAATCAGTAATGTATTTATGCCATTTTTAGCATCTTTACTAATTTTATGGATCTTTTTTCGTCATGACTGGAAAGCGATCACTACACCTATTAATCGTGCATATTTCTGTTTATCAGTATGGATGATCTTAACAACAATTATTGCTTTTAATATTGGTACGGCTGCGGGGGGACTAGCTAACTTTTTACCTTATTTTCTATTAGCAGCTATTACTAGTTTTGTCATTCGTACACCTGCTCAATTGATTCATCTTTTGTGGCTGTTAGTATTTAGCTCTCTTTATGTCAGTGGGTTTGGAATTTTACAAGCAATGATCAATCGACCAGATTGGATCTTTCCTAAAGTAATTTTTGATAGCTATCCGATCCCCATGGGTTTTAGTTCAGATCGACGTATTCAGTCAATTTTTGGACATTTTAATGAAACAGCCGTTTATTTACTAACAATCATTCCGATTGCTTTTCATTTTGCGATTGGTAAGGTCAAAAGTATTACTAAATCGCAAAAGTGGATTACCTTAATTGCGCTTGCATTAGGAATATGTATCCTCATTCTCACCAGTTCCCGCAATGCTTGGGGATTAGCCATCTTAGGATTTGTAGCGATCGCTCTGTATTACCGCCAGTGGAAACTAGTGGGGGGATTTGGTCTAATGATGTTGTTAATTGCTTGGGCAGTATTTGGACAGAAATTTGGGTTAGGAGGAGAAGCATTGCGATCACTATTACCAGAAGGATTTGTCAATCGTTTGTCTAGTACCGTTGATCCGAAATTTAGCGACTACGCATCGACAGCCAATCGCGTGAATGCGTGGCAATTTGCGCTTTCATTAATTTCTCAGCATCCCATTCAAGGTTGGGGTTTACGAAATTTTCCCTTAATCGCACAGTCGATGGGCTATGATTTACGCGGTTTGCCCCATGAGCATAATTTCTTCATGGCGATCGCCGTAGGTTCGGGGATTCCCGCATTACTAGGATTCGTTACCATTATTATTTGGACAATCTGGACATCGCTGAGATCAGTATTTGCTCAACAAACTGAAGGAACGATGGTCATTGTTGCCATCAGTATTATTTTATGTTTACTATCGGGCTGGTTAGACATAGTATTTTATGAACCTCGCATTAGTATATTGCTGTGGTTATTGCTCGGTAGCATATACGGATTAGCAAAATCATCACAATCTATTCAAACAGATGAAATTTCAAGGTCAAATCCCCAATCATGA
- a CDS encoding EAL domain-containing protein → MTMENEFDPSATAHVDLQFEEVFPEIRLEADKFELWFQPVYELATGKVLHNEVLVRWRDAQGNLRQPQELLMVLQNTQLLYQLDRIVVEKSIQVLAQQPKVMVSINLSDEIFADQQFPHQLHQWLSKYNVTAKRISFEISESILCQMQSQAIAFITELKMIGCSIVIDDFTGKYFSLSQLQELPISMIKLDRSFARQPLALDQKKLAIAIAYTSKVFQKHCIVKGIDDKSSLQFANELGVKGVQGYSLSQPQDNPKTFGLISLLISRIIASTIAILILLYIFKSLMGIDLFKDRHAWEVISDFFESIFGGK, encoded by the coding sequence ATGACTATGGAAAATGAATTTGATCCCTCAGCAACTGCTCATGTCGATCTTCAGTTTGAAGAAGTATTTCCAGAGATCCGTCTGGAAGCCGATAAGTTTGAATTATGGTTTCAGCCTGTCTATGAGCTGGCAACGGGGAAGGTTTTACATAATGAGGTGCTAGTACGTTGGCGGGACGCTCAAGGAAATCTCCGTCAACCGCAAGAATTGTTAATGGTGCTTCAAAATACCCAATTGCTCTATCAGTTAGATCGGATTGTGGTTGAAAAATCTATTCAAGTCTTAGCCCAACAGCCTAAAGTAATGGTTTCGATCAATTTATCCGACGAAATTTTTGCCGATCAGCAATTTCCGCATCAACTCCACCAATGGCTGAGTAAATACAATGTTACCGCTAAACGCATTAGTTTTGAAATTAGCGAATCAATACTTTGTCAAATGCAATCACAGGCGATCGCCTTTATCACAGAATTAAAAATGATTGGCTGCTCGATTGTGATTGATGACTTTACTGGCAAATATTTTTCCCTATCACAACTCCAAGAGCTACCGATCTCAATGATTAAGCTAGACCGTAGCTTTGCCCGACAGCCTTTAGCTCTAGATCAGAAGAAATTAGCGATCGCGATCGCTTATACCAGCAAAGTATTTCAAAAACATTGCATCGTCAAAGGTATTGATGATAAATCCTCTTTACAATTTGCCAATGAACTAGGGGTAAAAGGGGTACAGGGTTATTCCCTCAGTCAACCCCAAGATAATCCCAAAACCTTTGGCTTGATTAGCTTGCTGATCTCTAGAATCATCGCTAGTACAATTGCGATCTTAATTTTGTTATACATTTTCAAAAGTTTGATGGGGATTGACCTTTTTAAAGATCGTCATGCATGGGAAGTAATCTCAGATTTTTTTGAATCCATCTTTGGCGGTAAGTAA
- the mutS gene encoding DNA mismatch repair protein MutS: MAELVLSSTQINRNALTPMMLHYIEIKEQYPYAVMLYRLGDFFEAFFEDAELIARELELVLTGRDGGKAIGRIAMAGIPHHALDRYANQLVEKGYSIAVCDQVESAAEAQGLVRREVTRVITPGTVIEEGMLAAKKNNFLVAIANGGDNWGLAYTDISTGEFAVTQLNSTEHLIQELLRLQPAEVLIPVDVPNPQLFRGSNAEKAADFWEGIGQKKQSSLPEPFKTLPESFCYTPRSQSSFALIEAKQRILDKFRVLSLEGFGCQSLPLAIRAAGGILEYLESTQKSVKMPLQGISTYAIADYLILDNQTRRNLEITQTVRDGSFYSSLLWSLDKTTTGMGSRALRRWLLQPLKDIAAINERLDTISELYKQHSLRKNLRSCLSQIYDIERLCSRIGAGTANGRDLIAVAVSLDRMRDVADVVAKSNSRYLKALQSVPSELLQLGAQLQKTLVEEPPIYITEGNIIRSGVNKQLDHLRQQSRDDVEWLASFEKQEKERTGINTLKVGFNKAFGYYISISRGKSEQAPADYIRKQTLTNEERYITPELKERETRILNADNELKQLEYDIFVELRSLAAKHIEPMRTLATALAAADVLCSLAEVAVTYNYCRPEIKSDRSIFIHNGRHPVVEQSLPAGFFVPNSTYLGHDQKSPNYPDLIVLTGPNMSGKSIYLRQVGLIQLMAQVGSFVPAESATLGICDRIFTRVGAVDDLATGQSTFMVEMNETANILNHAKENSLVLLDEIGRGTSTFDGMAIAWSVAEYIANKIKSRGIFATHYHELNELASLLPNVANFQVTVKELEDEIIFLHQVQAGGADRSYGIEVGRLAGLPPSVISRAKQVLEQIAKNSHIATGLRSGGSEKISNKSGDKSSKASSKTRRDSTQESQMTIDDLLTAKDGFKKI, from the coding sequence ATGGCTGAATTAGTTCTGTCCTCGACTCAAATTAATCGCAATGCCCTTACACCGATGATGTTGCACTACATCGAAATTAAGGAACAGTATCCCTATGCAGTGATGCTGTACCGATTGGGAGATTTTTTTGAGGCGTTTTTTGAGGATGCAGAACTAATTGCAAGGGAATTAGAATTAGTTCTCACGGGGCGTGATGGTGGTAAGGCAATTGGTCGGATTGCAATGGCTGGAATTCCGCACCATGCTCTCGATCGCTATGCTAATCAGTTAGTCGAAAAGGGCTACTCGATCGCAGTTTGTGATCAAGTAGAATCGGCTGCCGAAGCACAGGGACTAGTCCGCCGCGAAGTCACGCGAGTAATTACCCCTGGAACTGTGATCGAGGAGGGTATGCTGGCAGCTAAGAAAAATAATTTTTTGGTAGCGATCGCTAACGGTGGCGATAACTGGGGCTTAGCCTATACCGATATTTCCACAGGTGAATTTGCGGTAACACAGCTAAATAGTACGGAGCATTTAATTCAAGAATTATTGCGATTACAACCTGCGGAAGTTCTAATTCCCGTTGATGTGCCGAATCCGCAATTATTTCGAGGCTCAAATGCTGAAAAAGCCGCCGATTTTTGGGAAGGAATTGGTCAGAAAAAGCAATCTTCTCTTCCTGAACCCTTTAAGACCTTACCTGAAAGCTTTTGCTATACCCCGCGATCGCAGTCATCTTTTGCACTTATCGAAGCCAAACAACGGATTCTCGATAAATTCAGAGTGCTATCTCTAGAGGGTTTTGGTTGTCAGTCTCTGCCCTTAGCCATCCGTGCCGCAGGCGGGATTTTAGAATATTTGGAATCCACACAAAAAAGTGTGAAGATGCCATTGCAAGGGATTTCCACCTATGCGATCGCTGATTATTTGATTCTCGATAACCAGACCCGCCGCAATTTGGAAATTACCCAAACCGTGCGTGATGGCTCTTTTTATAGTTCGCTCCTTTGGTCTTTGGACAAAACGACGACGGGCATGGGTAGTCGGGCTTTGCGTCGTTGGCTTTTGCAACCTCTGAAGGATATTGCTGCGATTAACGAACGTCTTGACACTATTTCCGAATTATATAAACAGCATTCTTTGCGTAAGAACCTCAGAAGTTGTTTGAGCCAAATTTACGACATTGAGAGGCTGTGCAGTCGTATTGGTGCAGGCACGGCAAATGGACGTGATCTCATCGCTGTAGCCGTATCCTTAGATCGGATGCGTGATGTTGCCGATGTCGTAGCCAAGTCCAACTCTCGCTATCTAAAGGCTCTGCAATCCGTGCCATCGGAACTTCTCCAATTAGGCGCACAGTTGCAAAAAACGTTAGTGGAAGAGCCGCCGATTTATATTACGGAAGGAAATATCATACGGTCGGGAGTGAATAAACAGTTAGATCATCTGCGTCAACAGAGTCGTGATGATGTGGAATGGTTGGCATCCTTTGAGAAACAGGAAAAGGAACGTACAGGCATCAATACGCTGAAAGTTGGCTTTAATAAAGCTTTTGGCTATTACATCAGTATTTCTCGCGGCAAAAGCGAACAGGCTCCCGCCGACTATATCCGCAAGCAAACTCTCACCAATGAGGAGCGCTACATTACTCCTGAATTAAAGGAACGAGAAACGCGAATTCTCAATGCGGATAATGAATTGAAGCAACTGGAATATGATATTTTTGTGGAACTGCGATCGCTTGCCGCCAAACATATTGAACCGATGCGAACTCTGGCGACTGCACTTGCTGCTGCCGATGTGTTATGTAGCCTCGCGGAAGTTGCTGTCACCTATAACTATTGCCGTCCTGAGATCAAGAGTGATCGTTCTATTTTCATTCATAACGGTCGTCATCCCGTCGTGGAGCAGTCCTTACCCGCAGGCTTTTTCGTTCCCAACTCCACCTATCTAGGTCATGATCAAAAATCTCCCAATTACCCTGATCTGATCGTGCTAACAGGTCCGAATATGAGTGGCAAAAGTATCTATTTGCGCCAAGTGGGGCTGATTCAATTAATGGCACAGGTGGGGAGTTTTGTGCCTGCGGAGTCAGCAACTTTGGGAATCTGCGATCGCATTTTTACCCGCGTCGGTGCGGTTGATGATCTCGCTACGGGACAATCCACTTTTATGGTGGAAATGAATGAAACGGCGAATATTCTCAACCATGCTAAAGAGAATTCCCTCGTCCTGCTCGATGAAATTGGGCGTGGTACTTCTACCTTCGATGGTATGGCGATCGCTTGGTCAGTCGCCGAATATATCGCTAATAAAATTAAGTCGAGAGGCATATTTGCGACCCATTATCACGAACTGAACGAACTCGCCAGTTTACTGCCTAATGTGGCGAATTTCCAAGTCACAGTTAAGGAATTAGAAGATGAAATAATATTCTTGCATCAAGTCCAAGCAGGTGGGGCAGATCGTTCCTATGGTATCGAGGTGGGGCGCTTAGCAGGTTTGCCGCCCAGTGTGATTAGTCGTGCTAAACAGGTGTTAGAACAAATCGCTAAAAATAGTCATATTGCCACAGGTTTGCGATCGGGGGGGTCTGAGAAAATATCCAATAAATCTGGTGACAAATCCTCCAAGGCATCATCAAAAACAAGAAGAGATTCCACTCAAGAGTCTCAAATGACCATTGATGATTTACTTACCGCCAAAGATGGATTCAAAAAAATCTGA
- a CDS encoding DUF790 family protein has product MLPNDLLMHRLKGETVIPKRLKLDDQHQAIATELIAVFESCKGMSQSELDRQLQELEGDTPDYRVKRGLAHILKSSFSTFEIISPLEPQELRRRIFELSAQVIPSHQATNETLEKLADKLTQELNREVLPSQISQGLYADLMENRILTQFDTPTPEDLIHRYNLSQVQGVFYRASHMTLNVLRNDPGEYKLLFRYLKLFQIMSYIEGDVDYGFTITVDGATSLFGTSTRYGLAIAKLLPALIHVTKWSLQATLIEKDPYSKQKRKSLFTLDSNCGLVSHYPAGKMYDSALEASFAEKWADLKTEWKLEREVDLIPIPGSVMIPDFRLVHPDGRSYLLEIVGYWRPEYLRKKFSQVKQANYENLILAISERLNLEKAGVKMSDTPTLTVWFKDKLLPKSILQVISS; this is encoded by the coding sequence ATGCTACCTAACGATCTCTTGATGCACCGACTGAAAGGGGAAACGGTTATTCCTAAAAGATTGAAATTGGATGATCAGCATCAAGCGATCGCTACAGAATTAATCGCTGTTTTTGAAAGTTGTAAAGGGATGTCTCAAAGCGAACTTGATCGCCAATTGCAAGAACTAGAAGGTGACACGCCCGACTATCGCGTCAAGCGGGGATTAGCGCATATTCTCAAATCTAGCTTTAGCACCTTTGAAATTATTAGTCCATTAGAACCACAGGAATTGCGCCGCCGCATCTTTGAACTTTCGGCACAAGTCATTCCCAGTCACCAAGCTACTAACGAAACCTTAGAAAAACTTGCGGATAAGCTCACGCAAGAACTCAATCGTGAAGTGCTGCCTTCCCAAATTAGCCAAGGTCTGTATGCCGATCTGATGGAAAATCGGATTCTGACGCAATTTGATACGCCCACACCTGAAGACCTGATCCATCGCTATAACCTCTCACAGGTACAAGGTGTTTTCTATCGCGCTAGTCACATGACTTTAAATGTGCTTCGTAATGACCCAGGGGAATATAAGCTGCTCTTTCGCTATCTCAAGCTATTTCAAATAATGTCCTATATTGAAGGGGATGTGGATTATGGCTTTACGATTACCGTTGATGGGGCAACTAGTTTATTTGGGACAAGTACCCGCTATGGTCTAGCGATCGCCAAGCTTCTGCCTGCATTAATCCATGTGACAAAATGGAGTCTTCAAGCTACTCTTATTGAAAAAGACCCTTATTCTAAACAAAAGCGCAAAAGTCTATTTACCCTTGATTCTAACTGTGGATTGGTTAGCCATTATCCTGCAGGCAAAATGTATGACAGTGCACTTGAAGCCTCGTTTGCTGAGAAATGGGCGGATTTAAAAACGGAATGGAAACTGGAAAGAGAAGTAGATTTGATTCCGATTCCCGGCAGTGTGATGATTCCTGATTTTCGGTTAGTGCATCCTGACGGACGTAGTTATCTATTAGAGATCGTTGGCTATTGGCGACCTGAATATTTACGCAAAAAGTTTTCGCAGGTAAAACAGGCTAATTACGAAAATTTGATTTTAGCGATTTCTGAACGACTCAATCTCGAAAAAGCAGGCGTAAAGATGAGCGACACCCCAACATTAACAGTTTGGTTCAAAGATAAGCTTCTACCGAAGTCAATTTTGCAAGTAATTTCATCATAA
- a CDS encoding DUF29 family protein, with translation MEELLALKEFLLKGDIDGALGIVDELEEMSRDDKINNIRSYAVILLMHLIKQKVENRTTRSWELSIRNSIRGIQTKNQRRKAGGTYLNTEELRLAIAEAYPEAVDRASVEVEEGRYEPKELAQLVNRQEICDRAMILISTNLEI, from the coding sequence ATGGAAGAACTTTTAGCATTGAAAGAATTTCTGCTTAAAGGCGATATAGATGGAGCTTTGGGAATTGTTGATGAATTAGAAGAAATGAGCCGAGATGACAAAATCAACAATATTCGCAGCTATGCCGTAATTCTGCTCATGCATCTAATCAAGCAAAAAGTTGAAAATCGCACCACCAGATCTTGGGAGCTATCAATTCGTAATTCTATACGTGGTATCCAAACGAAAAATCAACGTCGTAAAGCTGGCGGCACATACCTTAATACTGAGGAATTACGCCTAGCAATTGCCGAGGCTTATCCCGAAGCCGTTGATCGTGCATCCGTTGAGGTTGAGGAAGGACGCTATGAGCCTAAAGAGTTAGCGCAATTAGTCAACCGTCAGGAAATATGCGATCGCGCCATGATCCTCATCTCCACAAATCTAGAAATTTAG
- a CDS encoding NAD(P)H-quinone oxidoreductase subunit N codes for MDTASLNALLNSGAILPELIVIGTLVLVLLVDLIASGRKSANVLPNIAIAGLAASTAALVWQWTGLENPIAFLGSFNSDKLSIIFRAIIALSALLTILVSVRYLEQSGVVVGEYLVILLSATLGGMFLTGSDEMVMVFVSLETLSISSYLLSGYTKRDPRSNEAALKYLLVGAASSAIFLYGMSLLYGLSGGETSLSAIASKISTSNTALIIAMVFVIAGISFKLSAVPFHQWTPDVYEGSPTPVVAFLSIGSKVAGFGLALRFLITAFPLASLQWHYVFVVLTVLSMVLGNVVAIAQTSMKRMLAYSSIGQAGFVMLGMAINSEAGYASMVFYLILYLFMNMGAFACVILFASRTGTDQISEYSGLYQKDPLLTLALSVCLLSLGGIPPLAGFFGKLYIFWAGWQAQAYGLVLLALVMSVVSLYYYIRVIKMMVVKEPQEMSASVKDYPAITWTQTGLKPLQAAIVFTLIFTAIAGIASNPIFSLSNQAVKETQFLQAKAPNAKSVAVLPITAQ; via the coding sequence ATGGATACAGCAAGTCTCAATGCTCTACTCAATAGTGGCGCGATCTTGCCAGAACTCATTGTCATTGGGACATTGGTACTCGTGCTACTCGTCGATCTGATTGCATCGGGTCGCAAGTCGGCAAATGTTCTACCTAATATTGCGATCGCTGGTTTAGCCGCATCCACTGCTGCCCTTGTGTGGCAGTGGACGGGATTAGAAAATCCGATCGCCTTTTTGGGCAGTTTTAATAGTGACAAACTCAGCATTATTTTTCGCGCCATTATTGCTCTATCGGCTCTATTGACAATCCTCGTTTCGGTACGTTATCTAGAGCAGTCAGGGGTTGTAGTTGGCGAATATTTAGTAATTTTACTCAGTGCTACCCTCGGCGGCATGTTCCTCACTGGCTCCGATGAAATGGTGATGGTCTTTGTCTCCCTTGAAACCCTGAGTATTTCGTCTTACTTGCTGTCTGGTTACACCAAACGCGATCCGCGATCCAATGAGGCGGCGCTCAAATATTTATTAGTTGGGGCGGCTAGCTCGGCAATTTTCCTTTATGGGATGTCTTTGCTCTATGGACTTTCGGGCGGTGAAACCTCTCTTTCGGCGATCGCCTCCAAGATTAGTACTAGCAACACAGCCTTGATCATTGCCATGGTATTTGTGATTGCGGGTATTTCCTTTAAGCTCTCAGCAGTACCTTTCCATCAATGGACACCTGACGTTTATGAAGGTTCACCTACACCTGTAGTTGCCTTTTTATCGATTGGCTCTAAGGTGGCAGGTTTTGGATTAGCGCTCAGATTTTTAATTACCGCATTCCCTCTGGCTTCTTTACAATGGCATTACGTCTTTGTCGTATTGACCGTTTTGAGCATGGTCTTAGGTAACGTAGTGGCGATCGCGCAAACCAGTATGAAGCGGATGTTGGCTTATTCCTCCATTGGTCAGGCTGGTTTTGTAATGCTTGGCATGGCGATCAACTCTGAAGCAGGTTACGCCAGCATGGTGTTTTACTTAATCCTGTATCTGTTCATGAACATGGGTGCTTTTGCTTGCGTGATCCTGTTTGCTTCCCGCACAGGAACCGATCAAATCAGTGAATACAGTGGTCTCTACCAAAAAGATCCTTTGCTAACCCTTGCCTTGAGTGTTTGCCTGCTGTCCCTTGGTGGGATTCCCCCTCTCGCTGGTTTCTTTGGTAAGCTCTATATTTTCTGGGCAGGTTGGCAAGCTCAAGCTTACGGTTTGGTACTACTAGCGCTAGTTATGAGTGTGGTTTCTCTCTACTACTACATCCGTGTCATCAAGATGATGGTAGTTAAGGAGCCTCAAGAAATGTCTGCGTCAGTCAAGGATTATCCAGCCATCACTTGGACTCAAACTGGTTTAAAACCTCTCCAAGCGGCGATCGTCTTTACACTGATCTTTACAGCGATCGCTGGTATTGCTTCTAACCCTATCTTCTCCCTCTCCAATCAAGCCGTAAAAGAAACCCAGTTTCTCCAAGCTAAAGCTCCGAATGCAAAATCAGTAGCAGTCTTACCAATAACTGCACAATAA
- the ppsA gene encoding phosphoenolpyruvate synthase, whose protein sequence is MTSSTLASETSRNVPKEQALVLWFEEVGIADIPLVGGKNASLGEMIRQLQPKGVNVPNGFATTAYAFRHFIERAGLEAKLRELFADLDIEDMNNLRDRGRMARALVLSTPFPDDLQMAIAMSYQKLCDCYECGKESDVAVRSSATAEDLPDASFAGQQETYLNVYGANEVVEACHRCFASLFTDRAISYRTINGFDHFDIALSVGVQKMVRSDLASSGVMFSIDTETGFKNAALITAAYGLGENVVQGAVNPDEYFVFKPTLKQGFRPILEKRLGTKEIKMVYDIGGGKLTKNIPVSVSERVKFAITDEEILKLAEWACIIEEHYSEVRGKLSPMDIEWAKDGKTGELFIVQARPETVQSQKSGNILRNFKLNGSSNVLITGRAVGEMIGQGKANVILEVHNIEDFQAGQVLVTNKTDPDWEPIMKKASAIVTNQGGRTCHAAIIAREMGIPAIVGCGNATGVLTTGQEVTISCAEGEEGKVYEGLVPFDVVETSLDNLPRLSTKILMNVGNPEEAFGLSSIPCDGVGLARMEFIIANHIKAHPLALMNYDTLEDKAAKWEILQLTARYENKADFFVDKLAHGIGTIAAAFYPKPVVVRMSDFKSNEYANLLGGRAFEPEEENPMIGWRGASRYYDPKYREAYGLECKALKRVRDDMGLTNVIPMIPFCRTPEEGRKVLAEMEKHGLKRGENGLEVYVMCEIPSNVILADEFSQVFDGFSIGSNDLTQLTLGLDRDSSLVAHIFDERNEAVKSMVRTVIQKAKANHRKIGICGQAPSDYPEFAKFLVEQGIDSISLNPDSVLKTMLELAKM, encoded by the coding sequence ATGACTAGCTCAACTCTAGCCTCAGAAACATCTAGAAATGTTCCCAAAGAACAAGCATTAGTCCTTTGGTTTGAAGAGGTAGGGATTGCTGATATTCCGCTTGTGGGTGGAAAAAATGCTTCTCTTGGTGAAATGATTCGCCAACTTCAGCCGAAGGGAGTAAATGTTCCCAATGGATTTGCAACTACAGCCTATGCTTTTCGTCATTTCATTGAGAGAGCTGGACTAGAAGCAAAACTGCGTGAACTCTTTGCCGATCTTGACATTGAGGACATGAATAACCTGCGCGATCGCGGTCGCATGGCAAGGGCTTTAGTGCTCAGTACACCATTCCCAGACGATCTGCAAATGGCGATCGCTATGTCCTACCAAAAGCTATGTGATTGCTATGAATGTGGTAAGGAATCTGATGTTGCGGTTCGTTCTAGCGCCACGGCTGAAGACCTGCCCGATGCCAGTTTTGCAGGACAACAAGAGACCTATCTCAATGTCTATGGTGCGAATGAAGTAGTTGAAGCTTGCCATCGCTGTTTTGCCTCACTCTTCACTGATCGTGCCATTTCCTATCGCACGATTAATGGCTTCGATCATTTTGATATTGCGCTCTCCGTAGGCGTGCAGAAGATGGTAAGGTCTGATCTTGCATCCTCTGGCGTGATGTTTTCCATCGACACCGAGACAGGCTTTAAAAATGCAGCGTTAATCACTGCTGCCTATGGCTTAGGTGAGAACGTGGTGCAAGGTGCAGTCAATCCCGATGAATATTTCGTTTTCAAACCCACTCTCAAGCAAGGCTTTCGTCCCATTCTCGAAAAACGCCTCGGTACAAAAGAAATCAAGATGGTCTATGACATTGGTGGCGGTAAGCTGACCAAGAATATTCCTGTCTCAGTTTCTGAACGAGTCAAGTTCGCAATTACCGATGAAGAGATTCTCAAACTTGCAGAATGGGCTTGCATCATTGAAGAGCACTATTCAGAAGTACGCGGTAAACTGTCGCCGATGGATATTGAATGGGCAAAAGATGGCAAGACTGGAGAATTGTTTATCGTTCAAGCAAGACCTGAAACCGTACAGTCACAAAAGTCAGGTAACATTCTCAGAAATTTCAAACTGAATGGCTCTAGTAATGTTTTGATTACTGGTCGTGCTGTGGGCGAGATGATCGGTCAAGGTAAAGCAAATGTAATTTTGGAAGTTCATAATATTGAAGATTTCCAAGCAGGGCAAGTACTAGTAACCAACAAAACTGACCCTGACTGGGAGCCAATCATGAAAAAGGCTAGTGCGATCGTCACTAATCAAGGTGGACGCACCTGCCACGCTGCCATTATTGCGCGAGAAATGGGTATTCCTGCGATCGTTGGTTGCGGTAATGCTACAGGCGTTCTTACAACTGGTCAGGAAGTTACGATCTCCTGTGCTGAAGGGGAAGAAGGAAAGGTTTATGAAGGGCTAGTTCCCTTTGATGTTGTCGAAACTTCCCTTGATAATTTACCCAGACTCTCTACCAAGATCTTGATGAACGTGGGCAATCCCGAAGAAGCCTTTGGCTTATCTTCCATTCCCTGCGATGGTGTCGGTTTAGCTCGCATGGAATTCATCATCGCTAACCATATCAAAGCTCATCCTCTGGCGCTGATGAATTATGACACTCTCGAAGACAAGGCGGCCAAATGGGAAATCTTGCAACTGACAGCACGCTATGAAAACAAGGCTGATTTCTTCGTAGACAAATTAGCTCATGGTATTGGCACGATCGCCGCCGCATTTTATCCCAAACCTGTTGTAGTCAGAATGTCCGACTTCAAGAGCAATGAGTACGCCAATCTGCTTGGTGGTCGTGCTTTTGAACCAGAGGAAGAAAATCCGATGATCGGCTGGCGTGGTGCATCCCGCTACTACGATCCTAAATATCGCGAAGCCTATGGCTTGGAATGTAAGGCTCTGAAGCGCGTCCGTGATGACATGGGCTTAACCAATGTAATTCCAATGATTCCTTTCTGTCGCACTCCTGAAGAAGGTCGCAAGGTACTCGCAGAAATGGAAAAACACGGCTTGAAACGTGGCGAAAATGGATTAGAAGTCTATGTGATGTGCGAAATCCCCAGTAATGTGATCTTGGCGGATGAGTTTTCCCAAGTCTTTGACGGCTTTTCCATTGGCTCCAATGACCTCACGCAGTTGACTCTCGGCTTGGATCGTGACTCTTCCCTTGTTGCCCATATCTTTGATGAACGCAATGAAGCAGTCAAGTCAATGGTTCGTACAGTCATTCAAAAGGCTAAGGCAAACCATCGTAAGATCGGTATCTGTGGTCAAGCTCCCAGCGACTATCCCGAATTTGCCAAGTTCCTTGTCGAGCAAGGCATTGATTCGATCAGTCTCAATCCCGATTCTGTCTTGAAGACAATGCTCGAACTTGCCAAAATGTAG
- a CDS encoding CU044_2847 family protein — protein MSGEVGVPILTKASSESNFEISVKCKFPQKTTPSPTVN, from the coding sequence ATTAGCGGAGAAGTCGGTGTTCCTATTCTCACTAAAGCCTCATCTGAAAGCAACTTCGAGATCTCTGTCAAATGCAAATTCCCACAAAAAACAACTCCCTCTCCAACTGTTAATTAA